ATTTTGAATTCCAAAATTTGATCCAAATCATTAATGGAAAAAGGGAGCAATTTGGCTTTGCGGGAACAGAAGCAGGCCTTTATTCGGCTTTTGGGATTATTCTAGTAATAACGTTGACACCCTTTGTAGTCAATCTAACTCCGCCCAAGTTTAAAATTTACCTTGTTTTTACATTAATTGCGCTAGTTTCTATTTTGCTATTTGCGTTATTAGCGACAAAAGCACGGGGGGCATGGCTAGGTTTTGTTTTGGCTTTATCAGTTTCTTTTGTACTATTTATCTTTTCAAGAGAAGAAAATTTATTTCCAAAAAAGGATTTTTCAATAGTATTAACCGCGTTCTTAACGTTTCTTATGGTATTGATGGCCCTTCAATCGGATAAAATTTACTCCCGAATAACTTCCGAGGGCAAAGTAATAAGCCAAATAATAGAAGAGGGCGTTGATAAGGCAGAGGTTACTTCCATTTCCAAACGTGTCTTAATGTGGCGTTGGGGGATCAATAGGTGGATGGAGCGCCCCTGGTTCGGTTGGGGCCCTAGAAATTTGCATTTTGTGGCAAAAAAAGACCCAATTATAGAAAAGGTTCCAAAGCTTACTCACTTACATAACACTTTTATTGAGATACTGGTAAGATTTGGAGTTGTTGGTTTTGCCTTTTTCTTTTTTCAATGGATTTTGATATTTAATGCTATAAGAACCACTTGGCAGAAAAGCATAATCCCCCCACCTTTGGCTAATTTCCTTATAGCAGGTTGGGTATTATGGGTTGTATGGAGTTTTTTTGCTTTTCGTCTTAACCACCCTGAAATGAGCTTTTTTATTGCTCTTTTAGGAGGGGTTCCTTATGGAATAAAAAAGCATTCCATAAACCATACGAAGAATCCCTCTCCAAACCCATATTGAGCCGGGGTTAACCATTGTATAGCCAGCCAACGATTTCTTTCTTTTTTGTCACATCGGGACATAGTGGCGTTGACCGCCTACTTAAAAATTTAATTCCCGAAGTTGCCTCTCGAGGCTATCGCGTTGACTTGTTAAAAGTTTCAGGTCATGGACCCTACTTGGTAGACACACCTTCCAATGTGCGAATCATAAATTTGGGATCTTCCCATGCTTATTCCAGTTTGATCCCCTTAAAGAAATACTTAGAGAAAGAAAAGCCCGGTTTCCTTATCTCTGGGAAGGATAAAGTTAACCGGGTCGCTTTTTGGGCTAACAATTTTTCTAAAGAAAAATCAAAGCAGGTTTTCCGTTATGGAACCATGCCCTCTATTGAAATAAAAAACCGAGGGTTTTTTGAAAGAAAAATACAAAAATTTTTCATAAAATTTGCATACCCAAAGGTGTTTAAGGTTTTTGCCGACTCAAAAGGAGTAATGGACGATTTATCCACCTATATGGAAGGGAAAACTCAAAATCTAACTGTTGGACCAAGCCCGGTTATCCCGGATTCTTTATCCAATGAAAAATTTTCCCGACCTGAACACCCATGGTATCAACCAGGAGAACCTCCAGTAATCCTGGGTGTCGGGGAGCTTTCGGGCAGGAAGGATTTTAAAACTTTACTAAAAGCCTTTTCTGATTTACGAAGCCGGAGGGATTGTCGCCTAATCCTTTTGGGTAAGGGGCGTAAAAAAGACGAATTATCCCAACTTTCAAAGGAACTAGGAATTTTCCGGGATGTTGAATTTATGGGTTTTGTAAATAACCCTTATCCATTTATTTACCATGCATCAGCCCTCGCCCTTACTTCAAGATGGGAAGGGTTGGGGTTCGTACTCATTGAAGCAATGGCTTTGGGTACCCCAGTGGCATCCACGGATTGTCCTAGTGGCCCTCGGGAAATCCTCCAGGAGGGCAAATTAGGGCCCTTGGTAAAAGTCGGTGATTGGGAGGAATTGGGAAAGGGGTTGGAAAGGATTTTAGCTTCTCCTCCCTCTGCTTCAACTCTGAAAAATGCCGTCAAACATTATAGTGTTTCGCAGGCAACCAACAAGTTTCTTGCCGAATTGGGCCTGAATTAGCTTTAATTTTTAATAAAAAACTTCGGTTTTCAATAAAATAATGCCCAACACCAAAACAAACCACATCTCTCCAGGAAGGCACCCAAAACGTTTGGCCATTTTAATGCCATCCCGTTCTTGGGGGGGGATAGAGCGGGTAATAGTCAACCTGATTAATCAACTTTCTATTTCCGGAATTCAGGTTGATCTACTTTTGAGCCGCGACCGGGAAGTGCCTTACCCAGAGGAGTTAAATCCGAATACGAATGTGATCGATCTTGGAACTTACCACAAGCTCTCGGCTATACTCCCAGTAGCAAGATACCTACAAAAATTCAAACCAGATGCTCTTTTAACCGCAAAAGATCACGGTGCTAATGTTGGTATAATTTCTGCAGAACTTTCCAGGACAAATACCCCAGTATTTGTCTCCATTCATAGCAGCCTTAGTCAAACTGTAACCAAATTTACCAGAAAATTTTGGGTTAAGCACCTTTACCCAAGAGCCAATGCAATAATTACGGTTTCTCAAGGGGCTGCAAGAGGACTTTGCACGACCTTCAAAATTAAACCGGAAAAAGTTCACGTCATTTATAACCCTATAACCAACCAGTCTCTCTTTCATCTTGCGAATGAGTCTCCTAACCACCCTTGGCTGCTGAACAACCGTTCGGCCCCTGTAATTCTCGGGGTTGGCCGACTTAGCTCTTCTAAAGATTTTCCAACCTTAATCAAAGCATTCAAAAAAGTCCGGGAAGAAATGCCCGCACGATTACTTATTATTGGGGAGGGAGAAAAAAGGGAATATTTAGAAAACTTAATAGAGGAATTGGGGTTGCAAAATGATGTGGACCTTCCTGGTTTTTATTCCAATCCTTATTCTATCATGAAAAAGGCTGACCTTTTTGCCCTTTCTTCTGCGTGGGAAGGCTTCGGGAATGTTTTGGCGGAGGCTATCAGCCTGGGTACTCCAGCCGTATCAACAAACTGCCCTAGTGGCCCTTCTGAAATCTTGAATGGCGGGCTATATGGTCCCCTTGTCCCGGTTGGAGATGTTGATTCAATGGCGAAGGCCATGAAGGAAGTTCTGGTTAACCCGCCAAATCCTGAATCCCTTCGTAAAGCGGGTCTCCGTTTCAGCCAGGAAAACATTGCCCTCGAATACCAAAAAATTATGGGGCTTTCCCCTTCAGAAGACGAAACTGAAAAATGACCATTCCTAAATCTTCCCAACCCATAATTATACTCGGCATGCACCGCTCCGGTACTACCATGGTAGCGGAGGCTCTTAGAAAATTAGGTCTTTTTTTGGGTTCTCACCGTGACCGTAACTGCGAAGCTTGGTTCTTCGTCCGTGCAAATAGTTGGGTGTTACGGCAAGCCCGTAGCCACTGGACCCAACCCTTACCAATATTTCAACTGCTGGATAACCCAAAGCTATTCGCTTTAATACGGGATCAACTCAAACATTTTTTGCATAGCCCTCGTTATGCCCAATACCTAGTGCCCTTGGGGCTTTGGGGTTATGGCCACCATCCCCCTCAACGCATCTGGGGTTGGAAGGATCCTAGGAACACCCTAACCCTTCCTCTCTGGCTCTCAATTTTCCCTCATGCTCGAATTGTTCATATCCGCCGACATGGGGTAGATGTAGCCCAGAGCCTTTATTCTCGCCATAACAAATCGCTGGCCAAAACCCAAAACAAGCTTAATAAAAAGAAACTTTTTAACAAACTTGGTTTTCTTCCCAACAATCTCGGTAATAACCCCCGTTGCTCCAGCCTTGAGGGCGCTTTTTCCCTCTGGGAGGAATACCTGGAGGCAGCAAGTACAAATCTCGCGTCAAACTCCCTTGATGTTCTAGATATGGAATTTGAATCGATTTTACAATCCCCTTTTAAATCTCTTGAAAAACTTTCTCATTTTTCCGGGATTAAACCTTCCAGCACCGATTTGAATCGGGTTGCACAGGATTTCGAAGCCTCCCGGGCTTTTGCCTTTCGTACCTCTCCTCAATTACAGGAATTTGGGAACCAAGTTGACAACCGCCTTCGCCTTTATGGCTATAGTGCATTTTAACCATGGAACTTTCTCGCGCTAATGCAGATCCTGATAATCCGTCTCAGCGCCATCGGCGACGTGGTCATGGCCTCCGCGGTCATCCCCGCCTTGCGCCGTGCCTACCCCGAAGCCCGCATTGACTGGTTGGCAGAGCCGCCAGCCGATGCCGTGCTCCGGGCCCAGCCCGAGCTCAACGAGATCATTACCTGGCCCAAGGGTGATTGGAAGCGGCTGCTGCGGCAGGGACGCTTACGGGCTTTGACCCGGGAGGTAATAGGCTTCGCCCGGCGGTTGCGTGGAAACCGCTATGACTTGGTCCTTGACCTCCAAGGACTGGCCAAAAGCGGTCTCTGGGCCCGGGTTACCCGGGCCCCGCGACGGGTCGGCCTCGGCTCCCGCGAAGGGAGCCAGTATTTGATGACGGAGGTGGTTACCCGGCCGCGGGGCGACGAGCGGATTGCCTCGGAATACCTCCGGTTAGTGGAGGCCCTGGGGATCGACCCGGGCGCCTTCCCCATGGCTCCGGCGGTATCCGATGGTGACCGGGCGAATGCGGAAGCGCTCCTGGCGGCAAAGGGGCTCACCGGGAATTTTGCCGTGGTCGCCCCGTTCACTACACGCCCCCAGAAGCACTGGGTTGAGGGGCGGTGGGCCCCCTTAGCCGACCGGATTCAACAAGAACTGGGGCTGCCCGTGGTGATGGTTGGGGGGCCCGGGGACCAAGAGGCCGCCCGGCGGATCGAGAGCCAGGCTGGGGAAGGGCTGGTCGATCTAACGGGGCAAACGGGGCTTACCGAGACCTTCGCCCTTTTGGACGAGGCATCGCTTTGCCTCGGGGTGGATACCGGGCTCACCCATGCCGCCATCGGCTTCGGCACCCCCACGGTGGCCCTTTTCGGCTCTACCCGTCCCTACCTCGATCCCGCCACAGAGAATGCCCACGTTCTGTACTCCGCCCTGCCCTGCTCTCCCTGCCGGCGTCGTCCCACCTGTGGGGGCACCTTCGATTGCATGGCGGCCTTTGAGGTGGATCAGGTTCTGGATGCGGCCCGGGAAGTGATTCGGTCATGAAGGTCCTGCACATCGAGACCGGCCGCAACCTCTATGGCGGGGCCCGACAGGTGCTCTACCTGCTGGAGGGTTCGGCCCAACGGGAGGATTGCGAGAGCCATTTGGCCTGCCCGGCGGGCAGCGCCATCGGCCAGGCCGCGGAAGACTCCGGCATCGCAGTTCATCCTTTGACCCGGAGTGGGGATCTCAGCCTGGGGATGGCCCTCCAGCTCTACCGTCTCATCCGCCGGGTCGGGCCTGACCTGGTCCATGTCCACAGCCGGCGGGGGGCCGACCTCTGGGGCGGGGTGGCCGCGCGCTGGGCGGGGGTTCCGGCCCTGGTCAGCCGGCGCGTGGACAACCCCGAGCCGCCTTGGTGGGCGGTCCGGAAGTATTCCCTCTACGAGCGCGTCATTGCCATCTCGGAGGGGATTCGCCAGGTGCTGCTCCGGGAAGGCCTATCCGCGGAGTATGTGGTCACCGTCCCCAGCGCGGTAGACAGTACGCAGTTCTCCCAGCCCTGTGATCCCGGTTGGTTCCAAGCCGAATTCGACCTGCCCGCGCACGGTCCCGTCATCGGCGTCATCGCCCAGCTCATCGAACGCAAGGGCCACACTTACCTCCTGCAGGCCCTGCCCGCCCTGCGGGAACGGTTCCCGGGACTGCACGTCCTTTTTCTGGGGAAAGGCCCCTTGCGCGAACACCTGGAGAGGGAGGTCCAGGAACGGGGCCTCGACGATTGCGTCCGATTCACCGGCTTCCGCTCCGACCTGCCCCGGATCCTTCCCTGCCTGGACCTGGTGGTCCACCCCGCGCTCATGGAAGGCCTGGGCGTTTCCCTCCTCCAGGCCGCGGCCAGCGGGGCACCCATCGTCGGGAGCCGGGCCGGGGGCATTCCGGAGGTGGTCCGGGACGGGGTGAACGGGAGGCTGGTAACCCCGGGAGCCCCCGACGAGCTGGTCGAGGCGGTGGGGGAAATCCTGGCGGCTCCGGACACAGCCAAACGCATGGGGGGAGCCGGCCGGGAACTGGTGAAACAGGAGTTCGACATCTCCGCCATGGTCGCGGGCAATTACCGGGTTTACCGGGAGATCCTTGCCCCAACGGCCTGAGGCCACCTTGCCGCTCCCCCGCCCCATGCGTAGACTCTGAGCCGCCGCACCGAACCAATCCGAGCCCAGGCCATGAACCTGCCCAAACGAATCGCCCTATTCCTCTCCTTCTCCGGTGACGGCGGGGTGGAGCGCATGATGCTCAACCTCGCCGGCGCCATCGCCCGCCTGGGCCATCCGGTAGACCTGGTGCGAGCCAAGGCCGAAGGGGGCCACGACCAGGCGCCCGAAGGCGTGCGGGTCATCGACCTGGGCACGGCCCACACCCGCAC
The window above is part of the Thiohalorhabdus denitrificans genome. Proteins encoded here:
- a CDS encoding O-antigen ligase family protein, giving the protein MIKFQILPLPSYHSPITWLVLPFFFLYVFSFSAELSTAIGNISLGFLLVFGLIWFFKESKAIAEKDLLLYLSISFLFYIAARTFWAGQEWPHQWEQQWDAAKGWLLTGFLTVYLISFWVSKHKNPNNLAVLVFLLFALGFTFSILPYFEFQNLIQIINGKREQFGFAGTEAGLYSAFGIILVITLTPFVVNLTPPKFKIYLVFTLIALVSILLFALLATKARGAWLGFVLALSVSFVLFIFSREENLFPKKDFSIVLTAFLTFLMVLMALQSDKIYSRITSEGKVISQIIEEGVDKAEVTSISKRVLMWRWGINRWMERPWFGWGPRNLHFVAKKDPIIEKVPKLTHLHNTFIEILVRFGVVGFAFFFFQWILIFNAIRTTWQKSIIPPPLANFLIAGWVLWVVWSFFAFRLNHPEMSFFIALLGGVPYGIKKHSINHTKNPSPNPY
- a CDS encoding glycosyltransferase, with protein sequence MYSQPTISFFFVTSGHSGVDRLLKNLIPEVASRGYRVDLLKVSGHGPYLVDTPSNVRIINLGSSHAYSSLIPLKKYLEKEKPGFLISGKDKVNRVAFWANNFSKEKSKQVFRYGTMPSIEIKNRGFFERKIQKFFIKFAYPKVFKVFADSKGVMDDLSTYMEGKTQNLTVGPSPVIPDSLSNEKFSRPEHPWYQPGEPPVILGVGELSGRKDFKTLLKAFSDLRSRRDCRLILLGKGRKKDELSQLSKELGIFRDVEFMGFVNNPYPFIYHASALALTSRWEGLGFVLIEAMALGTPVASTDCPSGPREILQEGKLGPLVKVGDWEELGKGLERILASPPSASTLKNAVKHYSVSQATNKFLAELGLN
- a CDS encoding glycosyltransferase, which produces MAILMPSRSWGGIERVIVNLINQLSISGIQVDLLLSRDREVPYPEELNPNTNVIDLGTYHKLSAILPVARYLQKFKPDALLTAKDHGANVGIISAELSRTNTPVFVSIHSSLSQTVTKFTRKFWVKHLYPRANAIITVSQGAARGLCTTFKIKPEKVHVIYNPITNQSLFHLANESPNHPWLLNNRSAPVILGVGRLSSSKDFPTLIKAFKKVREEMPARLLIIGEGEKREYLENLIEELGLQNDVDLPGFYSNPYSIMKKADLFALSSAWEGFGNVLAEAISLGTPAVSTNCPSGPSEILNGGLYGPLVPVGDVDSMAKAMKEVLVNPPNPESLRKAGLRFSQENIALEYQKIMGLSPSEDETEK
- a CDS encoding sulfotransferase, which produces MTIPKSSQPIIILGMHRSGTTMVAEALRKLGLFLGSHRDRNCEAWFFVRANSWVLRQARSHWTQPLPIFQLLDNPKLFALIRDQLKHFLHSPRYAQYLVPLGLWGYGHHPPQRIWGWKDPRNTLTLPLWLSIFPHARIVHIRRHGVDVAQSLYSRHNKSLAKTQNKLNKKKLFNKLGFLPNNLGNNPRCSSLEGAFSLWEEYLEAASTNLASNSLDVLDMEFESILQSPFKSLEKLSHFSGIKPSSTDLNRVAQDFEASRAFAFRTSPQLQEFGNQVDNRLRLYGYSAF
- a CDS encoding glycosyltransferase family 9 protein — encoded protein: MQILIIRLSAIGDVVMASAVIPALRRAYPEARIDWLAEPPADAVLRAQPELNEIITWPKGDWKRLLRQGRLRALTREVIGFARRLRGNRYDLVLDLQGLAKSGLWARVTRAPRRVGLGSREGSQYLMTEVVTRPRGDERIASEYLRLVEALGIDPGAFPMAPAVSDGDRANAEALLAAKGLTGNFAVVAPFTTRPQKHWVEGRWAPLADRIQQELGLPVVMVGGPGDQEAARRIESQAGEGLVDLTGQTGLTETFALLDEASLCLGVDTGLTHAAIGFGTPTVALFGSTRPYLDPATENAHVLYSALPCSPCRRRPTCGGTFDCMAAFEVDQVLDAAREVIRS
- a CDS encoding glycosyltransferase, producing the protein MKVLHIETGRNLYGGARQVLYLLEGSAQREDCESHLACPAGSAIGQAAEDSGIAVHPLTRSGDLSLGMALQLYRLIRRVGPDLVHVHSRRGADLWGGVAARWAGVPALVSRRVDNPEPPWWAVRKYSLYERVIAISEGIRQVLLREGLSAEYVVTVPSAVDSTQFSQPCDPGWFQAEFDLPAHGPVIGVIAQLIERKGHTYLLQALPALRERFPGLHVLFLGKGPLREHLEREVQERGLDDCVRFTGFRSDLPRILPCLDLVVHPALMEGLGVSLLQAAASGAPIVGSRAGGIPEVVRDGVNGRLVTPGAPDELVEAVGEILAAPDTAKRMGGAGRELVKQEFDISAMVAGNYRVYREILAPTA